In Calothrix sp. PCC 7507, one DNA window encodes the following:
- a CDS encoding chaperone modulator CbpM, with amino-acid sequence MTFSLSKTVVSLEGEQLYSFEYAALLTKTSITLVKFYVELGVIEPIGDLLHSREIARIAQIQRLRRDLGLNLVGAAMVLDMTTEIAQLRAQLKLYQSHPSNSL; translated from the coding sequence ATGACTTTCAGCCTTTCAAAAACCGTGGTTTCACTCGAAGGTGAGCAACTTTACAGCTTTGAATATGCTGCATTGCTCACTAAGACTTCGATTACGCTGGTGAAGTTTTACGTTGAGTTAGGCGTAATCGAACCCATCGGTGATTTGCTGCATTCCCGCGAGATTGCGCGGATTGCTCAGATTCAACGCTTGCGTCGAGATTTGGGGCTAAACTTAGTCGGAGCGGCAATGGTGCTAGATATGACGACTGAAATTGCCCAATTACGGGCACAGCTAAAGCTGTATCAGTCGCATCCCTCTAACTCGTTATGA